A single Cannabis sativa cultivar Pink pepper isolate KNU-18-1 chromosome 7, ASM2916894v1, whole genome shotgun sequence DNA region contains:
- the LOC133039647 gene encoding uncharacterized protein LOC133039647, whose amino-acid sequence MENITPIAVTPVAMVVPSMESTDDPPVPPTVASALPNPCRDIVLYQSEVGGSAHFPSSESTPSPPSPPVSQKPRTFLGKAPPISKKVRPSLSSPSPLVSKRVTRSSSSHQSPSKPIGPPRPPSKKSKKKPTPVASTESSPKRSSRGSKKSKLPKVPISTVDPATVQCFVDASKASVYQRWFGSRELWFKQVVILDDFPELHEFLKLRKWVNTVTNLSAPHPILVREFYANLDRTVIAEGHPGCVSAFVRGHRVPFGPSTIASLLQVESIRNPTYGKHFNPDQSLMGRVLTGRDDYTWDKQEILVTHLTPFYRVLHRVVLYNWFPNSHLSAVTLEIGKFLYAVGTNVSIDMPSLIFERVLEASESTGTRNKLPFPSLVQRVLMDAHPPLTTHDYQVQNPVLSKSFLSVVNRKPSSTTPSGTTVRKGKSPMFKGLSDSSWQVQMFTEFQSFAKRYKKDQKHQLAFEASMYQMVCSIKSTLLHHFPGDSLPDISLLEFHRDSFGASSDTSGNNAHMQGEPSALDPVTSSAQPDLDPPTDTATPFVSTGPPSQGESGTAQEPTDHIQ is encoded by the exons ATGGAGAATATCACACCCATTGCAGTAACCCCTGTTGCTATGGTTGTTCCATCCATGGAGTCGACTGATGATCCTCCAGTGCCTCCTACAGTCGCGTCTGCATTGCCTAATCCCTGTCGTGACATTGTCCTCTACCAGTCGGAGGTTGGTGGTTCTGCACATTTCCCGAGTTCAGAGTCAACCCCGTCTCCTCCCTCACCTCCGGTCAGTCAGAAACCTCGTACGTTTCTAGGTAAGGCTCCTCCTATCTCTAAAAAGGTTCGTCCTTCACTTTCATCTCCTTCCCCACTTGTGTCCAAACGAGTCACTCGTTCTTCGTCGAGTCACCAATCTCCCTCGAAACCTATAGGCCCTCCTCGTCCTCCATCTAAG AAATCCAAGAAAAAACCCACTCCAGTTGCCTCTACAGAGTCATCTCCCAAACGGTCGTCTAGAGGTTCTAAAAAGTCCAAACTTCCCAAAGTACCTATATCAACTGTCGACCCAGCAACAGTACAATGCTTTGTTGATGCCTCTAAAGCCTCTGTCTATCAACGGTGGTTTGGCAGTCGTGAGCTTTGGTTCAAACAAGTGGTCATATTAGATGATTTTCCTGAACTGCATgagtttttaaaacttaggaaATGGGTCAACACGGTCACTAACTTGTCTGCTCCCCATCCCATATTAGTTCGAGAATTCTATGCCAATCTGGATAGAACTGTTATTGCTGAGGGTCATCCAGGGTGTGTGAGTGCCTTTGTTAGGGGTCATAGAGTTCCTTTTGGTCCTTCCACTATTGCGTCCTTATTGCAAGTTGAGTCCATCAGGAATCCAACATATGGGAAACACTTCAATCCAGATCAATCTTTGATGGGTCGAGTGCTAACTGGCAGGGATGACTATACTTGGGACAAACAGGAAATTCTGGTCACTCACTTGACTCCATTCTATAGGGTTCTTCATCGAGTAGTCTTGTACAATTGGTTTCCTAATTCTCACTTGTCTGCTGTTACACTTGAGATTGGCAAGTTCTTGTATGCTGTAGGCACTAATGTGTCCATTGATATGCCCTCGCTCATTTTTGAACGGGTACTGGAAGCCTCTGAATCCACTGGCACTCGTAACAAGCTACCATTTCCAAGTTTAGTTCAACGAGTTCTTATGGATGCTCACCCTCCACTCACAACGCATGATTATCAAGTTCAGAATCCGGTTCTCAGTAAGAGCTTTCTATCGGTGGTCAACAGGAAGCCTTCTTCAACCACTCCCTCAGGAACCACAGTGAGAAAAGGCAAGTCTCCTATGTTCAAAGGACTCTCGGATTCCAGCTGGCAGGTACAAATGTTTACTGAGTTTCAATCTTTTGCCAAACGCTATAAGAAGGATCAAAAGCATCAGCTTGCCTTTGAGGCCTCAATGTATCAAATGGTTTGTTCTATCAAGTCCACTCTTTTGCACCATTTTCCTGGGGATTCTCTGCCTGACATCTCTCTGCTTGAGTTTCATCGTGATTCGTTTGGCGCATCATCAGACACATCTGGGAATAATGCACATATGCAGGGGGAGCCTTCAGCCTTGGATCCTGTCACTAGTTCAGCACAACCTGATCTAGATCCTCCAACTGACACTGCAACACCCTTTGTGTCGACAGGACCACCTTCCCAGGGGGAGTCTGGCACAGCACAGGAACCTACAGATCATATTCAATGA
- the LOC115697374 gene encoding metallothionein-like protein type 2, translating into MSCCGGSCGCGSGCKCGNGCGGCKMYPDFGYMEKSTTSETLITGVAPAKLQLEGSEMSEVAENGCKCGDNCKCDPCTCK; encoded by the exons ATGTCTTGCTGTGGAGGAAGCTGTGGCTGTGGATCTGGTTGCAAGTGCGGAAACGGCTGTGGagg gTGCAAGATGTACCCCGACTTTGGCTACATGGAGAAATCCACCACGTCCGAGACTCTCATCACCGGTGTTGCACCGGCGAAGct ACAATTGGAGGGTTCTGAGATGAGCGAGGTAGCAGAGAACGGATGCAAGTGTGGAGACAACTGCAAGTGCGACCCATGCACTTGTAAATGA
- the LOC115697373 gene encoding kinesin-like protein KIN-10B isoform X2, translating into MASMKLAESSKVRVIVRVRPFLPHESPQQNPCVSVLLDQDCDSAQDVTVFLKDKETSRKECYRLDSFFGEEDNNVSQIFHREVSPLIEGIFQGCNATIFAYGATGSGKTYTMQGSDEQPGLMPLAMSTILSMCQKTGRKAEISYYQVYLDRCYDLLELKAKEIAVWDDKNGQIHLSGLSRVSIASMAEFLDVFSCGVQRRKVAHTALNDVSSRSHGVLVISVSSPSVDGSGDVLIGKLNLIDLAGNEDNRRTCNEGIRLQESSKINQSLFALSNVIYALNNNKARVPYRDSKLTRILQDSLGGKSRALMVACLNPGEYQQSVHTVSLAARSRNISNIVPSTKQETPNIKVNMEEKLRAWLESKGKSKSANKFGALNSPFMGKNSTSVKKPSFCNSSLKAKVATKRGAYNENDRERNTAVPFTNLFDEDLQEYWSKTLKEENLKNDSIPIRGDEKEEREEGAHGIVTESSNKHLPGEPLNQDKSPATVVASSPVSGKKNTLRSPLRNVLFPINTNISQNNAKEFSFTEKPCDLFEPSTPKTPSIFTCTNTRLQKIATPLDKLNSRGSNLKDFLAQEYVHFLNTASRDELLELKGIGVKIAEYILELRETSPVKSLNDLEKIGLSSKQVRNLFSRATRAIFETENYNY; encoded by the exons CATCAAAAGTGAGGGTCATAGTGAGAGTGCGTCCCTTTCTTCCTCACGAGAGCCCCCAACAGAACCCTTGCGTGTCCGTTCTCCTCGACCAGGACTGCGACTCTGCGCAAGATGTCACTGTTTTTCTCAAAGATAAAGAAACAAG CCGGAAGGAGTGCTACAGATTGGACTCGTTTTTTGGCGAAGAGGACAACAATGTCAGTCAGATCTTTCACAGAGAAGTGAGCCCTTTGATTGAGGGAATATTTCAGGGATGCAATGCAACTATATTTGCATATGGAGCTACTGGTAGTGGAAAGACCTACACCATGCAG GGATCAGATGAGCAACCTGGTCTAATGCCGCTGGCCATGTCAACAATCTTGTCAATGTGCCAGAAAACTGGACGCAAAGCAGAAATTTCATACTATCAGGTCTATTTAGATAGGTGTTATGACCTCTTAGAACTTAAAGCAAAGGAAATTGCTGTGTGGGATGACAAAAATGGACAAATTCATCTCAGTGGACTGTCACGGGTCTCTATAGCCTCCATGGCAGAATTTCTTGACGTATTTTCTTGCGGAGTTCAGCGGCGGAAAGTAGCTCACACAGCATTAAATGATGTCTCTAGTAGGAGTCATGGTGTGCTTGTGATCTCAGTTTCCTCTCCTTCAGTGGATGGCTCCGGAGATGTCCTTATAGGAAAGTTGAACCTTATAGATTTAGCAG GAAATGAAGACAACAGAAGAACTTGCAATGAAGGGATTCGTCTCCAAGAGAGTTCCAAGATCAACCAATCTTTGTTTGCACTGTCAAATGTGATTTATGCACTGAACAACAACAAAGCCAGGGTGCCTTACCGTGATAGCAAACTTACTCGGATATTGCAGGATTCTCTTGGTGGAAAGAGTCGAGCCTTAATGGTGGCTTGCTTG AATCCAGGAGAGTACCAGCAATCTGTCCATACTGTGAGTTTAGCTGCTCGGTCAcgaaatatttccaacattgtTCCTTCAACTAAGCAAGAGACTCCAAACATTAAGGTCAACATGGAAGAGAAATTGCGTGCTTGGCTCGAATCGAAAGGGAAGTCAAAGAGTGCTAATAAATTTGGAGCTCTTAATTCTCCTTTCATGGGGAAAAATTCAACTTCTGTTAAGAAACCTAGTTTCTGTAATAGCTCTTTGAAAGCCAAAGTTGCCACCAAACGTGGTGCCTATAATGAAAACGACAGAGAAAG AAACACCGCTGTGCCTTTCACTAACTTGTTTGATGAGGATCTACAG GAATATTGGTCAAAAACTTTGAAAgaagaaaatttgaaaaacgACTCAATTCCCATTCGCGGAGATGAAAAAGAGGAGAGAGAGGAAGGCGCTCATGGGATTGTAACAGAATCAAGTAATAAACATTTGCCAG GCGAGCCATTAAATCAGGACAAGAGCCCGGCCACGGTTGTTGCATCTTCACCTGTAAGTGGGAAAAAAAACACATTGAGGAGTCCTTTGAGAAATGTTCTTTTTCCCATCAACACCAATATAAGTCAAAACAATGCCAAGGAATTCTCGTTCACAGAAAAACCATGTGACCTTTTTGAGCCTAGTACTCCAAAAACACCTTCAATTTTCACCTGTACAAATACCAGACTACAAAAGATTGCAACCCCACTGGATAAGCTGAACTCTCGAGGTTCTAATCTAAAG GACTTCCTGGCTCAAGAGTATGTCCATTTCTTGAATACAGCCAGCAG GGATGAGTTGCTGGAGTTAAAG GGGATTGGGGTAAAAATTGCAGAGTACATACTAGAGCTGAGAGAGACAAGTCCAGTAAAATCG CTTAACGATTTGGAGAAGATAGGCTTGTCATCTAAGCAG GTACGCAACTTGTTTAGCAGAGCAACAAGGGCGATATTTGAGACAGAGAATTACAACTACTAG
- the LOC115697373 gene encoding kinesin-like protein KIN-10B isoform X1, translating into MASMKLAESSKVRVIVRVRPFLPHESPQQNPCVSVLLDQDCDSAQDVTVFLKDKETSRKECYRLDSFFGEEDNNVSQIFHREVSPLIEGIFQGCNATIFAYGATGSGKTYTMQGSDEQPGLMPLAMSTILSMCQKTGRKAEISYYQVYLDRCYDLLELKAKEIAVWDDKNGQIHLSGLSRVSIASMAEFLDVFSCGVQRRKVAHTALNDVSSRSHGVLVISVSSPSVDGSGDVLIGKLNLIDLAGNEDNRRTCNEGIRLQESSKINQSLFALSNVIYALNNNKARVPYRDSKLTRILQDSLGGKSRALMVACLNPGEYQQSVHTVSLAARSRNISNIVPSTKQETPNIKVNMEEKLRAWLESKGKSKSANKFGALNSPFMGKNSTSVKKPSFCNSSLKAKVATKRGAYNENDRERNTAVPFTNLFDEDLQEYWSKTLKEENLKNDSIPIRGDEKEEREEGAHGIVTESSNKHLPGEPLNQDKSPATVVASSPVSGKKNTLRSPLRNVLFPINTNISQNNAKEFSFTEKPCDLFEPSTPKTPSIFTCTNTRLQKIATPLDKLNSRGSNLKDFLAQEYVHFLNTASRDELLELKGIGVKIAEYILELRETSPVKSLNDLEKIGLSSKQVIFTLCTTCVLDPYYYSIEKIGLSSKQVRNLFSRATRAIFETENYNY; encoded by the exons CATCAAAAGTGAGGGTCATAGTGAGAGTGCGTCCCTTTCTTCCTCACGAGAGCCCCCAACAGAACCCTTGCGTGTCCGTTCTCCTCGACCAGGACTGCGACTCTGCGCAAGATGTCACTGTTTTTCTCAAAGATAAAGAAACAAG CCGGAAGGAGTGCTACAGATTGGACTCGTTTTTTGGCGAAGAGGACAACAATGTCAGTCAGATCTTTCACAGAGAAGTGAGCCCTTTGATTGAGGGAATATTTCAGGGATGCAATGCAACTATATTTGCATATGGAGCTACTGGTAGTGGAAAGACCTACACCATGCAG GGATCAGATGAGCAACCTGGTCTAATGCCGCTGGCCATGTCAACAATCTTGTCAATGTGCCAGAAAACTGGACGCAAAGCAGAAATTTCATACTATCAGGTCTATTTAGATAGGTGTTATGACCTCTTAGAACTTAAAGCAAAGGAAATTGCTGTGTGGGATGACAAAAATGGACAAATTCATCTCAGTGGACTGTCACGGGTCTCTATAGCCTCCATGGCAGAATTTCTTGACGTATTTTCTTGCGGAGTTCAGCGGCGGAAAGTAGCTCACACAGCATTAAATGATGTCTCTAGTAGGAGTCATGGTGTGCTTGTGATCTCAGTTTCCTCTCCTTCAGTGGATGGCTCCGGAGATGTCCTTATAGGAAAGTTGAACCTTATAGATTTAGCAG GAAATGAAGACAACAGAAGAACTTGCAATGAAGGGATTCGTCTCCAAGAGAGTTCCAAGATCAACCAATCTTTGTTTGCACTGTCAAATGTGATTTATGCACTGAACAACAACAAAGCCAGGGTGCCTTACCGTGATAGCAAACTTACTCGGATATTGCAGGATTCTCTTGGTGGAAAGAGTCGAGCCTTAATGGTGGCTTGCTTG AATCCAGGAGAGTACCAGCAATCTGTCCATACTGTGAGTTTAGCTGCTCGGTCAcgaaatatttccaacattgtTCCTTCAACTAAGCAAGAGACTCCAAACATTAAGGTCAACATGGAAGAGAAATTGCGTGCTTGGCTCGAATCGAAAGGGAAGTCAAAGAGTGCTAATAAATTTGGAGCTCTTAATTCTCCTTTCATGGGGAAAAATTCAACTTCTGTTAAGAAACCTAGTTTCTGTAATAGCTCTTTGAAAGCCAAAGTTGCCACCAAACGTGGTGCCTATAATGAAAACGACAGAGAAAG AAACACCGCTGTGCCTTTCACTAACTTGTTTGATGAGGATCTACAG GAATATTGGTCAAAAACTTTGAAAgaagaaaatttgaaaaacgACTCAATTCCCATTCGCGGAGATGAAAAAGAGGAGAGAGAGGAAGGCGCTCATGGGATTGTAACAGAATCAAGTAATAAACATTTGCCAG GCGAGCCATTAAATCAGGACAAGAGCCCGGCCACGGTTGTTGCATCTTCACCTGTAAGTGGGAAAAAAAACACATTGAGGAGTCCTTTGAGAAATGTTCTTTTTCCCATCAACACCAATATAAGTCAAAACAATGCCAAGGAATTCTCGTTCACAGAAAAACCATGTGACCTTTTTGAGCCTAGTACTCCAAAAACACCTTCAATTTTCACCTGTACAAATACCAGACTACAAAAGATTGCAACCCCACTGGATAAGCTGAACTCTCGAGGTTCTAATCTAAAG GACTTCCTGGCTCAAGAGTATGTCCATTTCTTGAATACAGCCAGCAG GGATGAGTTGCTGGAGTTAAAG GGGATTGGGGTAAAAATTGCAGAGTACATACTAGAGCTGAGAGAGACAAGTCCAGTAAAATCG CTTAACGATTTGGAGAAGATAGGCTTGTCATCTAAGCAGGTAATTTTCACTTTATGTACAACATGTGTTTTAGACCCATATTATTATAGTATAGAGAAGATAGGCTTGTCATCTAAGCAG GTACGCAACTTGTTTAGCAGAGCAACAAGGGCGATATTTGAGACAGAGAATTACAACTACTAG